The Candidatus Ozemobacteraceae bacterium genome includes the window CACGGTCGCGGCTCGAGGGATCGCGCCGATATCTGCGCTGGATTTCCTTTTCACGTTCCTCCATCTGGCGGAGGAGCCGTTCGACCATGTAGGCGTTGAGCTTCTGGTTTTTCAGGGCCCGCGCGCGCTGTGATGCGTCGGGAATCTCCTTTGCAGGCCGTTTCTCTGAGTCGAGTTTCACGTCGCGCTGTTTCGCCTCCTGCTCGCTCCAGGAGGTTGATTCAGAGGCGGTTGCGTCTTCCGGTTTCAGACTGTCGCTTGCATTCGCCCGTTGTTGCTTGAGCTCGTCCTCGGCCTTCGGCGTTCCGCTCGCCATATCATCCCCAGGACGTTCCGAAGATTGCTGCCGCGTATCAGAGGCATTCGCACCAGGCTGGCCTGCCTGCTGTTTCCGCTGCTCCGAGCCGCCTTGCCCGCGTTCCGTTCCCTGCTGCTCGTTGGCCTCCTCTTTTCCAGCCTGCTGGCCTCCCTGTTGCTCCTTCTGAGTTTGTTGCTGTTGTCCTTGTTGCTGCTGACCTTGTTTTTGCTGACCTTGTTGCTGCTGTCCTTGTTGCTGCTGTCCC containing:
- a CDS encoding tetratricopeptide repeat protein, with protein sequence MDEGLSALRSGRLEEAAAAFQRARFDAPAEPRIAYDLGIVAYHARRFDEAAAEFERVASSPSSPPELVADALHNLGNARFQAGAYFQAVDAYQSALARREDPETRYNLEQAQKRLAEQQAAQQAQQNSQDSQNQGQQQQGQQQQGQQKQGQQQQGQQQQTQKEQQGGQQAGKEEANEQQGTERGQGGSEQRKQQAGQPGANASDTRQQSSERPGDDMASGTPKAEDELKQQRANASDSLKPEDATASESTSWSEQEAKQRDVKLDSEKRPAKEIPDASQRARALKNQKLNAYMVERLLRQMEEREKEIQRRYRRDPSSRDRDDIFDDPFFMDPDRMREFMEGRRGKPDKPKSDTPDW